A genomic region of Lachnoclostridium edouardi contains the following coding sequences:
- a CDS encoding V-type ATP synthase subunit E gives MAGLDKIISHILEEAGNEARAIEKKSEAEAESIRQEAVKICEKLKADSSVKMEEEEKARRDRAESSAQLQKRQAVLLAKQQIISDMLDQAYTALLNKDTAEYFQIILTMLEKFALDKPGMICFSKRDLERMPVGFQKEVVKAAEKKGGKLEISQEGKDIDGGFILIYGGVEENCSFKALFNARRDELSDKVHQLLFA, from the coding sequence ATGGCAGGATTAGATAAAATCATAAGTCACATCCTGGAAGAGGCGGGCAATGAGGCCCGGGCCATAGAGAAAAAATCAGAGGCAGAAGCAGAGAGCATTCGTCAGGAGGCTGTAAAGATATGTGAAAAGCTGAAGGCTGACAGCAGCGTAAAGATGGAGGAAGAAGAGAAGGCCCGGAGAGATAGGGCAGAATCCTCTGCTCAGCTGCAGAAAAGGCAGGCAGTGCTTTTGGCTAAGCAGCAGATAATATCAGATATGCTGGACCAGGCATATACAGCGCTGCTGAATAAAGATACTGCTGAATATTTTCAGATCATTTTGACAATGCTGGAAAAGTTTGCCCTGGATAAACCAGGAATGATTTGTTTTTCAAAAAGAGATTTAGAAAGAATGCCTGTGGGATTCCAAAAAGAGGTTGTGAAAGCCGCTGAGAAAAAAGGCGGTAAGCTGGAGATCTCTCAGGAAGGAAAAGATATTGACGGAGGATTTATCCTGATTTATGGCGGCGTGGAGGAAAATTGTTCCTTTAAAGCTTTGTTTAATGCCAGAAGGGATGAGCTTTCCGATAAGGTTCACCAACTATTATTTGCATAA
- a CDS encoding V0D/AC39 family V-type ATPase subunit codes for MSDVKYTYAVARIRAMETALFSTAVIEQMLAVKDYEASLQFLTEKGWGDSDTPLDMEAILSREREKTWDTVRDLLKEDKEILDVLSYQNMFHNLKAAIKAVSVAGKHGKIYFEDCPMGGREMEKIVSEKNWSALPDYMKQPAKEAYETFLHTRDGQLCDVIVDRAALDAVYEKGKKSKEAIVRDYAESTVAVADIKIAVRSSKTGKSLEFMRRAIAPCSSLSADRLSQAALGGVDAICEYLEGTSYAGGAEALKESSTAFERWCDNQMMETIKPQKYNAFSAGPLVAYLLARENEIKTVRIILTGKLNGLSEESIRERIREMYV; via the coding sequence ATGTCTGATGTGAAATATACCTATGCGGTTGCGCGTATACGTGCTATGGAAACAGCGCTGTTTTCCACAGCTGTCATTGAGCAGATGTTAGCTGTAAAGGATTATGAAGCCAGCCTGCAGTTTTTAACAGAAAAAGGCTGGGGAGACAGCGACACACCTTTGGATATGGAAGCCATACTTTCCAGGGAGCGTGAAAAAACCTGGGATACAGTCAGGGATCTGCTGAAGGAGGATAAGGAGATTCTGGACGTATTATCTTACCAGAATATGTTTCATAATCTGAAAGCAGCTATTAAGGCTGTTTCCGTAGCTGGAAAGCATGGGAAAATATATTTTGAGGACTGCCCTATGGGAGGGCGGGAAATGGAGAAAATTGTTTCCGAAAAAAATTGGTCTGCTCTTCCTGATTATATGAAGCAGCCTGCAAAGGAAGCATATGAAACCTTTCTTCATACCAGAGACGGACAGCTTTGTGATGTGATTGTAGACAGGGCGGCTTTAGACGCTGTGTATGAAAAAGGGAAAAAGTCTAAGGAGGCCATTGTCAGGGATTATGCGGAATCTACAGTGGCGGTTGCTGACATTAAAATTGCAGTGCGCTCCAGTAAGACGGGGAAATCCCTGGAATTTATGAGAAGAGCCATTGCTCCCTGCAGCAGCCTTTCTGCAGACAGGCTGTCCCAGGCTGCCCTTGGGGGAGTAGATGCAATCTGCGAGTATTTGGAGGGCACTTCCTACGCAGGAGGCGCAGAAGCTTTAAAGGAATCATCTACAGCTTTTGAGCGGTGGTGCGACAATCAGATGATGGAAACGATTAAGCCGCAGAAATACAACGCATTTTCTGCTGGCCCCTTAGTGGCATATTTGCTGGCCAGAGAAAATGAAATTAAAACGGTGAGAATTATTTTAACAGGAAAGCTGAACGGCCTTTCTGAAGAGTCAATCCGGGAAAGGATAAGGGAAATGTATGTATAA
- a CDS encoding V-type ATP synthase subunit F has translation MYKIAVMGDYDSIYGFAALGLETFPVNSQDEAEKLLTNLASGNYAVIYITEALAEQISSKIEKYKESLLPSIILIPGIAGNTGKGIEGVKKSVEQAVGSDILFSN, from the coding sequence ATGTATAAAATTGCAGTAATGGGCGATTATGACAGTATTTACGGATTTGCTGCTCTGGGACTGGAAACATTTCCTGTTAATTCTCAGGATGAGGCGGAAAAGCTTCTGACAAATCTGGCCTCGGGAAATTATGCAGTTATTTATATTACAGAGGCTTTGGCGGAGCAGATCAGCAGTAAAATCGAAAAGTATAAAGAAAGTCTTCTGCCTTCAATTATTTTGATTCCAGGCATTGCCGGCAACACAGGCAAAGGAATCGAAGGAGTAAAAAAGTCTGTGGAGCAGGCAGTGGGCTCTGATATATTGTTCAGTAATTAG
- a CDS encoding V-type ATP synthase subunit A, with translation MSKGVIKKVAGPLVIAEGMRDANMFDVVRVSNQRLIGEIIEIHGDQASVQVYEETSGLGPGEPVESMDVPLSVELGPGLIASIYDGIQRPLDDIMKVTGGNSLKRGVEVPSLKRDRKWQFDPTVKVGDQVEAGDIIGTVKETDVVEHRIMVPYGIKGTVKEIKCGEFTVDQVVAVVSGGDKDTELTLMQRWPVRKGRPYQRKLPPQTPLVTGQRVVDAFFPIAKGGVAAVPGPFGSGKTVIQHQLAKWAEADIVVYIGCGERGNEMTDVLNEFPELKDPKTGKSLMERTVLIANTSDMPVAAREASIYTGITIAEYFRDMGYSVALMADSTSRWAEALREMSGRLEEMPGEEGYPAYLGSRLAQFYERAGHVVCLGKEGREGALSAIGAVSPPGGDISEPVSQATLRIVKVFWGLDSALAYKRHFPAINWLTSYSLYVDNMGKWFNENVSDQWMPCRQGMMSLLQEEAELEEIVKMVGMDALSPTDRLKMEAARSIREDFLHQNSFHEVDTYTSLNKQLLMMKLVLAYYEKAKKALEDGASIQGLLKMPIREKIGRFKYTLDNNINSEYQAIMAELDKEIADTMGKEDF, from the coding sequence ATGAGCAAAGGCGTAATCAAAAAAGTTGCTGGTCCCCTGGTAATTGCAGAGGGAATGCGGGATGCAAACATGTTTGACGTAGTGCGTGTAAGCAACCAGCGTTTAATAGGAGAAATTATAGAGATTCACGGAGATCAGGCTTCTGTTCAGGTTTATGAGGAGACGTCTGGACTGGGACCGGGAGAGCCTGTAGAGTCAATGGATGTGCCTCTTTCCGTAGAGTTAGGCCCTGGCCTGATCGCAAGTATTTATGACGGTATTCAGCGTCCCCTGGATGATATTATGAAAGTAACAGGGGGAAACAGCCTGAAAAGAGGCGTGGAGGTTCCTTCTCTGAAAAGGGACAGAAAATGGCAGTTTGATCCTACAGTAAAAGTGGGAGATCAGGTGGAGGCCGGCGATATTATTGGAACTGTAAAGGAAACTGATGTTGTAGAACACAGGATTATGGTTCCCTATGGAATAAAAGGAACTGTAAAAGAAATAAAATGCGGTGAATTTACAGTAGATCAGGTGGTGGCTGTAGTAAGCGGCGGCGATAAAGATACAGAGCTAACCTTAATGCAAAGGTGGCCTGTGCGGAAAGGCCGTCCGTACCAGAGAAAACTGCCTCCCCAGACTCCTCTTGTAACAGGTCAGAGAGTTGTAGATGCGTTCTTCCCTATTGCAAAAGGAGGAGTGGCGGCTGTTCCAGGTCCTTTTGGAAGCGGAAAAACAGTGATTCAGCATCAGCTGGCAAAATGGGCGGAGGCTGACATTGTAGTTTATATTGGCTGCGGCGAGCGGGGAAACGAGATGACAGACGTTTTAAATGAATTCCCTGAGCTGAAAGACCCAAAAACAGGAAAATCCCTGATGGAACGTACTGTGCTGATTGCTAATACCTCTGATATGCCGGTAGCGGCCAGAGAGGCTTCTATCTATACAGGAATTACTATTGCAGAATATTTCAGAGATATGGGATATTCTGTAGCGCTGATGGCGGATTCCACCTCACGCTGGGCGGAGGCGCTGCGTGAAATGTCAGGACGTTTGGAGGAAATGCCAGGTGAAGAAGGTTATCCGGCTTATTTGGGAAGCCGTCTGGCTCAGTTTTATGAGAGAGCAGGCCATGTGGTATGCTTAGGTAAGGAAGGCCGGGAAGGCGCCTTATCTGCAATCGGAGCCGTGTCTCCTCCAGGAGGAGATATTTCTGAACCTGTATCTCAGGCGACCTTGCGAATTGTAAAGGTATTCTGGGGTCTGGATTCTGCTTTGGCCTACAAACGCCATTTCCCGGCGATTAACTGGCTGACCAGTTATTCCCTGTATGTGGATAATATGGGAAAATGGTTTAATGAAAATGTATCTGACCAGTGGATGCCTTGCCGTCAAGGTATGATGAGCCTGCTTCAGGAGGAGGCAGAGCTGGAGGAAATTGTTAAAATGGTAGGTATGGACGCATTGTCCCCTACAGACCGTTTAAAAATGGAGGCTGCCCGGTCAATTCGAGAGGACTTCCTTCACCAGAACTCTTTCCATGAGGTAGATACTTACACCTCCTTAAACAAACAGCTGCTTATGATGAAGCTGGTTCTGGCTTATTATGAAAAGGCAAAGAAAGCTTTGGAGGATGGAGCTTCTATACAGGGACTGCTTAAAATGCCAATCCGTGAAAAAATCGGACGTTTTAAATATACTTTAGATAATAATATAAACAGCGAGTATCAGGCGATTATGGCAGAGCTGGACAAAGAAATTGCTGATACAATGGGAAAGGAGGACTTCTAA
- a CDS encoding V-type ATP synthase subunit B, which translates to MPKEYRTIQEVAGPLMLVHGVENVTYDELGEIELASGETRRCKVLEIDGTNALVQLFENSTGINLSNSKVRFLGRTMELGVSEDMLGRVFDGLGRPIDGGPEILPDERRDINGLPMNPAARSYPEEFIQTGVSAIDGLNTLVRGQKLPIFSASGLPHANLAAQIARQAKVRGTSEPFAVVFAAMGITFEESNFFIESFKETGAIDRTVLFVNLANDPAVERIATPRMALTAAEYLAFEKGMHVLVILTDITNYADALREVSAARKEVPGRRGYPGYMYTDLASLYERAGRQNGKSGSITMIPILSMPEDDKTHPIPDLTGYITEGQIILSRELYRKGIMPPIDVLPSLSRLKDKGIGEGKTRADHSNTMNQLFAAYARGKEAKELMVILGEAALSDVDLIYAKFADAFENEYVSQGYEANRDIEETLRIGWKLLSILPRSELKRIDDKYLDLYYGKE; encoded by the coding sequence ATGCCAAAGGAATATAGAACCATACAGGAAGTTGCCGGACCTTTGATGCTGGTGCATGGTGTTGAGAATGTAACATACGACGAGCTGGGAGAAATTGAGCTGGCCAGCGGGGAAACCAGGCGCTGCAAGGTACTGGAAATAGACGGTACAAATGCCCTTGTTCAGCTGTTTGAAAACTCTACAGGAATCAACCTTTCCAATAGTAAGGTGCGCTTCCTGGGGAGAACTATGGAATTAGGCGTGTCTGAGGATATGCTGGGCAGAGTTTTTGACGGTTTGGGACGCCCTATAGACGGAGGCCCTGAAATCCTGCCTGATGAAAGAAGAGATATTAACGGATTGCCTATGAACCCGGCAGCCAGAAGCTATCCGGAAGAATTTATTCAGACTGGAGTATCTGCCATTGACGGTTTAAATACTTTGGTCCGCGGCCAGAAGCTGCCGATCTTCTCAGCTTCAGGCTTGCCTCACGCTAATTTAGCTGCCCAGATTGCCAGACAGGCAAAGGTGCGGGGAACCAGCGAGCCTTTTGCTGTAGTGTTTGCCGCCATGGGAATTACCTTTGAAGAATCTAACTTCTTCATTGAAAGCTTTAAAGAAACAGGCGCCATTGACCGTACAGTGCTGTTTGTAAACCTGGCCAACGACCCGGCTGTAGAGCGTATTGCCACTCCCCGAATGGCCCTTACAGCGGCAGAGTATCTGGCGTTTGAAAAGGGTATGCACGTGCTGGTTATTCTTACAGATATTACTAACTATGCAGATGCCCTTCGCGAGGTTTCCGCAGCCCGTAAGGAGGTTCCTGGGCGCAGAGGATATCCTGGATATATGTATACTGACCTGGCTTCTCTTTACGAGAGAGCAGGAAGGCAAAACGGAAAATCAGGCTCTATTACAATGATTCCAATTTTAAGTATGCCTGAGGATGACAAGACGCATCCTATTCCTGACTTGACCGGATATATTACAGAGGGACAGATTATTTTAAGCCGAGAGCTTTACAGAAAAGGAATTATGCCTCCTATTGATGTACTTCCTTCTCTGTCCCGTTTGAAGGATAAAGGTATTGGAGAAGGAAAAACCCGTGCGGACCACTCTAATACCATGAATCAGTTGTTTGCCGCTTATGCCAGAGGCAAGGAGGCAAAGGAATTGATGGTGATTTTAGGGGAGGCGGCCCTTTCAGACGTGGATTTAATCTATGCAAAATTTGCGGATGCATTTGAAAATGAATATGTTTCCCAGGGATATGAGGCAAATAGAGACATAGAAGAAACTCTTCGCATCGGCTGGAAGCTTTTGTCTATTTTGCCCAGAAGCGAGCTGAAAAGAATTGACGATAAGTATCTGGACCTGTATTATGGAAAGGAATAG
- a CDS encoding V-type ATP synthase subunit D — translation MASTQVNPTRMELTRLKKKLVTATRGHKLLKDKRDELMRQFLDLVREDMALRKKVEAGIQDANKNFVIARAGMSEEILHTSLMVPKQEVYLEVDKKNVMSVDVPVLEYKTRTADENDIYSYGFAFTSGDLDDAVKSLADILPDMLRLSEVEKACQLMASEIEKTRRRVNALEHVIIPETQKNIKYITMKLDENERSTQIRLMKVKDMMLEQAHHYSENAKA, via the coding sequence TTGGCATCAACACAAGTTAATCCAACCCGTATGGAGCTGACAAGGCTGAAAAAGAAACTGGTAACAGCCACCAGAGGCCATAAGCTTTTAAAGGATAAGCGGGATGAGCTGATGCGGCAGTTTCTGGACCTGGTAAGAGAGGATATGGCTCTCAGAAAAAAGGTGGAAGCAGGAATCCAGGACGCCAACAAAAACTTTGTAATCGCCAGGGCAGGAATGTCAGAGGAAATTCTTCACACCTCTCTCATGGTGCCTAAACAAGAGGTTTATCTGGAAGTGGATAAAAAGAATGTAATGAGCGTGGATGTTCCTGTGCTGGAATATAAAACCAGAACAGCAGATGAAAACGACATTTACTCTTATGGATTTGCCTTTACTTCAGGAGATTTAGACGACGCGGTAAAATCTCTGGCAGATATTCTGCCGGATATGCTGCGGTTGTCAGAGGTGGAGAAGGCGTGCCAGCTGATGGCTTCTGAAATTGAAAAGACCAGGCGGCGTGTAAATGCTCTGGAGCACGTAATCATTCCAGAGACCCAGAAAAACATAAAATATATTACAATGAAGCTGGATGAGAACGAGAGAAGCACACAGATTCGTTTGATGAAGGTAAAAGATATGATGCTGGAGCAGGCTCACCATTACAGCGAGAATGCAAAGGCGTAG
- a CDS encoding nucleotidyltransferase family protein: MRETTLVIMAAGIGSRFGGGIKQLEPVGPCGEIIMDYSIHDALEAGFDKIVFIIRKDLEKDFKEVIGNRIEKIAKVSYAFQELDHLPEGFSKPADRTKPWGTGQAVLCLKGLVDGPFLVINADDYYGKEGFRKIHDYMVNNMQDDGEVMDICMGGFILKNTLSENGGVTRGVCQVGEDGSLQDVTETFNIQMKEDGTLDAFDEAGNPVTIHPSQHVSMNMWGLPQSFIQELEKGFPEFLSNLKEGDIKSEYLLPKVIDNMIKSKRACVTVLETQDKWFGVTYKEDKEAVVASIRKLIADGVYKEKLFD, from the coding sequence ATGAGAGAAACAACGTTGGTGATTATGGCGGCGGGAATCGGCAGCCGCTTTGGAGGAGGGATTAAACAGCTGGAGCCAGTAGGACCTTGCGGCGAGATTATTATGGATTATTCTATCCATGACGCTTTGGAAGCCGGCTTTGATAAAATTGTTTTCATTATCCGAAAAGATTTGGAAAAGGATTTTAAGGAAGTAATTGGAAACAGAATTGAGAAAATTGCAAAGGTATCATATGCTTTTCAGGAGCTGGATCATTTGCCTGAAGGATTTTCCAAACCGGCTGACAGGACAAAACCCTGGGGCACCGGCCAGGCTGTGCTGTGCTTAAAAGGTCTTGTGGACGGTCCTTTCCTTGTAATTAATGCTGATGATTACTATGGAAAAGAGGGATTCAGGAAAATTCACGACTATATGGTAAACAATATGCAGGATGACGGAGAGGTCATGGATATTTGCATGGGCGGATTTATCCTGAAAAACACTTTAAGTGAAAACGGCGGTGTGACCAGAGGCGTTTGCCAGGTGGGAGAAGACGGAAGTCTGCAGGATGTAACAGAAACATTTAATATCCAGATGAAAGAGGACGGGACCCTGGACGCTTTTGATGAAGCGGGAAATCCTGTAACAATTCATCCTTCCCAGCATGTTTCCATGAATATGTGGGGGCTTCCTCAGTCATTTATTCAGGAATTAGAAAAGGGATTTCCTGAATTTCTGTCTAATTTAAAGGAAGGCGACATAAAGTCTGAGTACCTTCTTCCAAAAGTCATTGACAATATGATCAAGTCTAAAAGGGCTTGTGTAACCGTGCTGGAAACACAAGATAAGTGGTTTGGAGTTACCTACAAGGAAGATAAAGAAGCTGTGGTCGCTTCTATCAGAAAATTGATTGCTGACGGAGTGTACAAAGAGAAGCTGTTCGACTAA
- a CDS encoding SIMPL domain-containing protein, which yields MKKSRNIAILTAAVMGGAALTACGAQGGTSQIQAGGNGVLQVQNVENQVISVSSSESVKVVPDMAEIVYGVYTQAADAKSCQDENGKSVDQVVETLKGLGIEESSIQTSGYDMNPIYDWNNGQTITGYEMNTMVTVSDIPLENVGDLLSGSVSAGINSVRSVTYLSSKYDERYQEALKKAVESAKVKAQAMAEAGGCTLGQIVAMEEFGGNSQARYTGYYSAKNSAAADESAPGAMAVMPGELEIEAQISVDFAVSK from the coding sequence ATGAAAAAAAGTAGAAATATAGCAATTCTTACAGCTGCAGTGATGGGTGGAGCCGCATTGACAGCCTGCGGCGCACAGGGAGGAACCTCACAGATTCAGGCTGGAGGAAACGGAGTGCTTCAGGTGCAGAATGTGGAGAATCAGGTGATTTCCGTATCCAGCAGTGAAAGTGTAAAAGTAGTTCCTGACATGGCGGAGATTGTCTATGGAGTTTATACCCAGGCAGCAGATGCAAAAAGCTGTCAGGATGAAAACGGAAAAAGCGTAGATCAGGTAGTTGAGACTTTAAAGGGGCTGGGAATTGAAGAAAGTTCTATTCAGACCTCCGGATATGATATGAATCCTATTTATGACTGGAACAATGGCCAGACAATTACCGGATATGAGATGAACACTATGGTAACAGTATCTGATATTCCCCTGGAAAATGTAGGAGATCTGCTTTCCGGATCTGTTTCTGCAGGAATAAACAGCGTGCGTTCCGTTACATATTTGTCCAGCAAATATGATGAAAGATACCAGGAGGCCCTGAAAAAGGCAGTTGAATCAGCCAAGGTAAAGGCTCAGGCTATGGCTGAGGCAGGGGGCTGCACCTTAGGCCAGATTGTAGCCATGGAAGAATTCGGCGGAAATAGTCAGGCCAGATACACTGGCTATTATAGTGCAAAAAACAGCGCGGCGGCAGATGAAAGCGCGCCTGGAGCTATGGCGGTGATGCCTGGAGAATTAGAAATAGAGGCTCAGATAAGTGTAGACTTCGCAGTCAGCAAGTAA
- a CDS encoding M24 family metallopeptidase, with protein sequence MLKSIPDSEYFDRVKRLQKRMEEEDLDAVLCYGDEGLCHNLRYLTKYWPLFEVGGVLVGRTGNPLVLIGGEAPEFGAQTPFGMDSVRGCSDFGHTSGTVHDWIGVKYYSLKELFHQVTDGKGVKRLGVGDYAITPHRLYKKMEEACLPGGQLIDCGDILVDLRMNKTPAEIEMVRQACLTSEKAFDNALGRINPDMTEYELEGVLADELYKNGGEGPSFPILCYSGYRSRSGIGRSTHNKLGRNNLINIDIGCHYSGYASAYGRPIIFGKMPDSMKREIDFMLELHEKLICQWIKPGLTSEEIYQMYYNYFVDHGFGPPPASASHGIGVFEGEPPTFRFHTPSLLKPGMTIAGDHFFRSKEYGFRFEDCYVITETGSEIFTRSHWEYIEL encoded by the coding sequence ATGCTGAAATCAATTCCTGACAGTGAGTATTTTGATCGCGTGAAGCGCCTTCAAAAGCGAATGGAGGAAGAGGACTTGGACGCAGTGCTTTGTTACGGGGATGAAGGGCTGTGCCATAATCTTCGTTATTTGACAAAATACTGGCCTTTATTTGAAGTGGGAGGCGTGCTGGTAGGCCGTACCGGAAATCCTCTTGTGTTAATTGGAGGGGAGGCCCCTGAGTTCGGCGCTCAGACTCCTTTTGGTATGGACAGCGTGAGAGGCTGCAGCGACTTTGGCCACACCAGCGGAACAGTACACGACTGGATTGGAGTAAAATATTATTCTCTTAAAGAATTATTCCACCAGGTCACTGACGGCAAAGGCGTAAAACGCCTGGGCGTAGGAGATTACGCCATCACTCCCCACCGGTTATATAAAAAAATGGAGGAGGCCTGTCTGCCTGGAGGTCAGTTAATAGACTGCGGGGATATTCTGGTAGATCTTAGGATGAATAAAACTCCTGCTGAAATAGAGATGGTACGCCAGGCGTGTCTTACTTCCGAAAAAGCCTTTGATAATGCTTTAGGCCGCATCAACCCTGATATGACTGAGTATGAATTGGAAGGTGTTTTAGCAGACGAGCTTTATAAGAACGGAGGAGAAGGACCTTCTTTCCCAATTCTCTGCTATTCCGGCTACCGCAGCCGCAGCGGAATCGGGCGCAGCACCCACAACAAACTGGGGAGAAACAATCTTATTAACATTGATATCGGCTGCCATTACAGCGGCTATGCCTCTGCCTACGGCCGGCCAATTATCTTTGGAAAAATGCCTGATTCTATGAAAAGAGAAATTGATTTTATGCTGGAGCTTCACGAAAAATTAATCTGCCAGTGGATAAAACCAGGGTTAACCTCTGAAGAAATTTATCAAATGTATTATAATTACTTTGTGGATCACGGGTTTGGACCGCCTCCAGCCAGCGCTTCTCATGGAATCGGTGTTTTTGAGGGCGAACCTCCTACCTTCCGCTTTCACACCCCTTCCCTTTTAAAGCCGGGAATGACCATAGCAGGCGATCATTTCTTCCGCTCTAAGGAATACGGCTTCCGTTTTGAGGACTGTTATGTAATTACAGAAACAGGCAGCGAAATCTTTACCCGCAGCCATTGGGAATATATTGAACTTTAA
- a CDS encoding ROK family transcriptional regulator codes for MRTEKGIDLQQVSKANRMKILRLVHEYGSISRTDLAKITKLSLAAVSRITKQLIEEGYLVETGYGDSSGGRKPVNIQPNPKAGYIIGVDFGYSRAKAIIFDFCGGILYEYHAEIRKREYFNGLYEALDSCIGILKERGEDKKLIGIGVGVRGLIDAVNGVILSSTSFQWNNVPLKQILEDRYHIPVFMDINARLAALAEWTLVYQRKVQDLAYITASWGICAGVISNGALCRGVCGAAGEIGASLIYLGNDQTAPLEHLCGGQMLLRKVKENWDSEDCSILKEIVNSESEGPEEVQLEDIIKATEMGDKLCIRLAGEAGRILGYGLVNAAMTLNPQIMILGGMMPDMGEVFLKPVRETVKQLLKPEVLQRLEIRESALGSKASLKGAYLLVFRGNFSETLGAEKDE; via the coding sequence ATGAGAACGGAAAAGGGAATTGATTTACAGCAGGTCAGCAAAGCCAACAGAATGAAGATTTTAAGACTGGTCCATGAGTATGGAAGTATTTCCAGAACAGATTTGGCGAAAATCACAAAACTGAGTTTGGCGGCAGTATCCAGAATTACTAAACAATTAATTGAGGAAGGATATTTAGTGGAGACCGGCTATGGAGATTCCTCCGGCGGAAGAAAACCTGTGAATATTCAGCCTAATCCTAAAGCTGGCTACATAATAGGAGTAGATTTCGGCTACTCCAGAGCAAAAGCTATTATATTTGATTTCTGCGGAGGCATTTTGTACGAGTATCACGCGGAGATCAGAAAAAGAGAATATTTTAATGGACTATATGAAGCTTTAGATTCCTGCATCGGGATTTTAAAGGAGCGAGGGGAAGATAAAAAGCTGATTGGCATAGGGGTAGGCGTAAGAGGCTTAATTGATGCAGTAAACGGTGTTATTTTATCCTCTACCAGCTTTCAGTGGAACAATGTCCCCTTAAAGCAGATTTTAGAGGACAGATATCATATTCCCGTGTTTATGGATATTAATGCAAGGCTGGCCGCGCTGGCGGAGTGGACGCTTGTATATCAGAGAAAGGTTCAGGATTTAGCATATATTACAGCCTCCTGGGGAATCTGCGCAGGAGTAATCAGCAACGGCGCCTTGTGCCGGGGAGTCTGCGGCGCTGCAGGAGAAATAGGGGCTTCTTTAATATATTTGGGAAATGATCAGACGGCGCCTTTAGAGCATCTTTGCGGAGGACAGATGCTGCTAAGAAAAGTAAAAGAAAATTGGGACAGTGAAGACTGCAGCATTTTAAAGGAAATTGTAAATTCAGAATCAGAAGGCCCGGAGGAGGTTCAGCTGGAGGACATTATAAAAGCCACAGAAATGGGAGATAAGCTTTGTATCAGACTTGCAGGGGAGGCCGGCAGAATTCTTGGATATGGCCTTGTTAATGCAGCAATGACATTAAATCCTCAAATAATGATTTTAGGCGGTATGATGCCGGATATGGGAGAAGTATTTTTAAAGCCTGTCCGGGAAACAGTAAAGCAGCTTTTAAAACCAGAGGTGTTACAGCGTTTAGAGATCAGGGAAAGTGCGCTGGGCTCTAAGGCTAGTTTAAAAGGCGCTTATTTATTAGTATTCCGCGGAAACTTTTCCGAAACCCTAGGGGCGGAAAAGGACGAATAA
- a CDS encoding transporter substrate-binding domain-containing protein — MKLRKALKMAAVCTIAGAVAAVSLCGCSQKKEGQLLKTIEKRGVMKVGTSSDHAPWSFKDESDNFVGYDMDLIREIGDRMNVDIEITDMSFDALVAAVQSGKVDVAICCMGAKEERKKMVDFSDMYHQQLNVYLAKTGAGIQIQDMEDITNYTVGVLSGSLPEQYITDLVEAGKMDGDKVSRYEKADDEILDLDAGRIQMVAGDKGQSREYEKLYDVEIIWEGSFYGTGENIAVPKNEPDLLNKINSILGELKDEGFLEGLAEKWQTD, encoded by the coding sequence ATGAAACTAAGAAAAGCCTTAAAAATGGCGGCGGTCTGTACCATTGCAGGGGCAGTAGCAGCTGTATCTTTGTGTGGATGTTCCCAGAAAAAGGAGGGACAGCTGTTAAAGACCATCGAGAAAAGAGGAGTGATGAAGGTTGGCACCTCCTCAGACCACGCGCCGTGGTCGTTTAAGGATGAAAGCGATAACTTTGTAGGTTATGACATGGACCTGATCAGGGAAATTGGCGACAGAATGAACGTGGACATTGAAATTACAGATATGAGCTTTGACGCCTTGGTGGCAGCCGTGCAAAGCGGTAAAGTGGACGTAGCTATCTGTTGTATGGGAGCAAAAGAGGAGAGGAAGAAAATGGTTGACTTTTCCGACATGTACCATCAGCAGCTGAATGTGTATCTGGCAAAAACAGGGGCAGGAATCCAGATTCAGGATATGGAGGATATTACTAATTATACAGTAGGCGTTCTCAGCGGTTCGCTGCCGGAGCAGTACATTACAGACTTAGTTGAGGCAGGAAAAATGGACGGAGACAAAGTATCCCGCTATGAGAAGGCAGATGATGAGATTCTGGATTTGGATGCAGGCAGAATCCAGATGGTAGCAGGTGATAAGGGGCAGTCCAGAGAATATGAAAAGCTTTATGATGTGGAGATTATTTGGGAAGGTTCCTTCTATGGAACAGGAGAGAATATAGCTGTTCCTAAAAATGAGCCTGATCTTTTAAACAAAATCAACAGTATTTTAGGAGAATTAAAGGATGAAGGATTCCTGGAAGGCTTAGCTGAAAAATGGCAGACTGATTAA